In Candidatus Bathyarchaeia archaeon, the genomic stretch ACCAATAACCTGAGCCATTTTAAGCTGTTGAGCTACGCCTGAGCCCCCAGCAAATAGAACCATTTCCGGCGGAATAAACCATGCGTCGAGACCTTTATAACCGCTAAAGTATATGAGCGTCTCCCGCAGGTAGGGTACGCTGAAACCTATTGTGACACCCGCGGAATGTGTTTGCAGTAGGGTTATCAGGAGGGAGAGCCCTATCGTGAAGAGGAGGAGGATCCATACTGGAAAACCGGGCACAAGAATCTTTATGATGATGACGGATAGCCCCGACATCAATAAGTATAGTGCCAACAGGCGTTTGCTGCCCAATAATCTTTCGGAGGATTTGCTAACAGTCCTCCCGATCCCGGTGAAAACTCTTAACACCGTTTTATATCTTAAGATTAAGGGTATGGTTGCGGCAGCTACGCCCCATCCTATGGTGAAGCTGTTCCAGAAGTAAACCGTTGATCTCTGATACAGCCAGAGGATCCCTTGGCCCGGAACCCATCTGCTCTCATCTGGCCATAAATTATTTATCGTGATTAAATGAGTGCCGATAAAATAGAGTCCAAGGGAGGCGATGAACTGTAATAATGTAACCTTTACTGGGAGAATGAAGCCGACGAGATATGGGATGAGATCCGTTGTAAATGAGAATGAGCTGCCGGGGAAAGCTGTCTCTATGATGCTCGTGAAGTCGAGGAGTATTCTTGGAAATAAAGTTACGCCCAGTATTGACGTGAGGCCATAAGTTATAAAACCATAGGTTATCCCAGCTATTATCGATAAAACAATAATTCTTAATCCGCTCTCTTCTCGCCTGCCCAGCACGCTCATCGTCATAGCATCCCATGACGCTAAAGGAAACTCGAGCTTTTCCTCCTCAACATACAGCCTGAACGCTAGAAGCCCAAGTAGAAAGTTTGTTACGCCAACTAATATGACGGGAACACATACGTTGACGAATATGGGTAACGCCCATGCCGGGTCAAGAAAAGTTCTATTCAGCATCGATCTAACAGCGTCAGATCCCAGAGGCGAGAAGAAAGGCGGTATTTCACTTTGCCGACCAAACAGCTCTGCGATTTCAGAATTCGCGAAATATTGATTACGCAAGAGATATGCGAAGAAGTATCCCATGGTCATTAACCCAACGTATTCGAAGATTCTTATGGTGAATATTTCTTTGGGGTTGAGCGGTGAACCCAGCAGCCTTGTTAATCCAACCCACACTAGGATGACAGCCCAGCTCGTTAGAGGTAAACCCCACAGCCCATTAACAAGCCAATTATACACTATCGCTGGCTGCACGACGAAAACTATGAAGAGAAGGGCCATTAAAGAACGCCAAGTTAAACCCTTAATCTCTTCTTTCTCCCTCAAAACCTATTTCACCCCACCTCTTTAATCCTCTCTTAATATACTCGCTCTTTTTCTCGGGTGAAAGCGCCCTCCAGAGAAGGAACTGCTTACGCAGCTCATTGAATAGCGCTCTGTTTGAGGCGATCCATAAGCCTTCGACGCCTGAAACCCTCTCTATGTGGACCTCAAAACTATATCTGTCGGGAGCAACTTTCCTAGAAACAATACCTATGTCTTGAATTATGCCCGCGTCAAATGGAGATAGCTGAAGCCTTGTAACCAAAATTTTCCTCTCATCTTTGTCAACTAACTCTATGGGTTTTAGAAGCATGAATAAGCCTGTTCTCTCAGATGATGATGTTTCAAGGAACTCGCTGAGAAAAGCTAAGACTCCAATGTTTTCTTCTAGAGTTGCGTTGAACGGGAAGCTTACGCTCCACTGGTTTCCGACAGGTCTACTTTCAATCCTCCACTTTCTTAGCAGGGATGGGGTTGCCAGTCTTGACGCTTTCATAACCGGGTAGATCGAAGATAAAACTGTTGCTAAGATAATTATGCCTATGACTATTATCAGAACTCCGGATGATACGTTGGGCAGCAACCCTTCAGGATATAGGCCCAGATTCCATATTATGTACGTGGTTCCAGCGCCTATGATGTAGCCGAGGAAACTTCCCATGAAAGCTAGGACGACGCTCTCCATGATAAATATCGCTCCAATATGCCGCGGGGAAAGCCCAATTGTGCTTAAAGTTGCTATCTCCCTCACCCTTTCATAAACTGAGCTAAGCATTACTGATAGCAGCGTAAAAGACGACAACAATAGCGGGACAATCATGTTTTCAACCCCGCCAAGCGAATAGATATCTCTTCCCCCAACCTTTCTCGAGGAATCGTTATTCTCAAAGCCGTAGAAGACATCGAAGTGTAGGATAAGCGACATTTCAAGGGATGTTTTCCAAAGATCGTCCTCCTTTAAAGACGACGAAGAGATAACTAGAGATATCACGTTTGGTTGAGCATTAAAGTATTCTTTCGCCAACTCGAATGGAATTATTATTAGGTTAGATAAACTAAGGAAAGTAGGTGTTCTTGCCAGAGCTGCGACCGTAGGGTCAGGGGGAGTTACGGCGCTCTGATCTAAGTCTTTAGATAAGATAGCGTAACCCATTTCATCGTCAAGTATACCGGTGACGGTCAACGGTATGCCATAGAGCCTTATTTGCGTGCCCGGCTTAATCTCCACGTTAAGATCTTTGCTTAACGCGTTTGCAACTTCCCTGCCAACTAGCATGGTGGTTGTAGCGTTTGGTATAGAGGGTATTCCTCCGGGCAAAAGCGCTGCCGACAGCCTTTCCATTTCCTCGCCGCTTATGGCGAGTATCCCCCTTATCGTGGAGTACTTAGGGTTCCACGCTATAAGCATTTTTTGTCCTGGCGGGTAAATCCATGCTCTCGGGTTAACTTGAACGTTATAAACCCCTTTTGAAACTATGTTGCGAATGCCTAGTAAGTAGATCTCTGATATTGGTCTCTCCATAACGTCTGGAAATGATCTTTTAATCAGTATGCCAGTGTATGGAGGTGACCCTAACGACGCGCTATACATGTAGACCATGACGCCCATCGTGGTGAAGAGAGTCATTGCACAGACAGTTATGATTACTGTTGCCAGAGCCAAAGAAGATCTAAGGGGTCTCTTTTTCAAGTTCTCTAGCCCCATGGATAGAGAAGCGAAGATTAGACTTCCTCTCTCAATATCCGTTCTATGAAGACCCAGTATGGATTCACTTATAGACTTGATTGTTGAGTTAAACTCGTTCACAACAACGTATAGTAGAAGGAAGGAGAAGAGAATAATGGAAAGCCCTATTATAACCATCCACACATTTGTTGATATAACGTAACCCGGATGAACCGCAGCAAGCGCCAAATTAACAACCAAAAATAGGGCGAATACTATTAATGTTCCTTTTATGCCAACCCACCTTCTCGTGATCAACCTGCTTAAAAGGATCACAAACATTACGGATAGAAAGAAGAAGAAGGAGGCTGTGTTCACGGTATCATATATTAGTACGAAGGATGAGCCATAGGCCTCTAACGCATATTGCCAGCAAGCAATCGAGTAAGAATAGAATTCACCTCTATTTCCACTCCTCAACGCTTCTTCAGCCAGCTTCTTAAACTCATACATTTTATCTAGATACAGGAATAAGCGGGGGTTAGCTGACATCTTACTCATTAAGAGGCCGGCTCTACCGTGAGCTAAGTAAAACATGTCTCTGGAGGCATCGAAAAGCGTAAGGATTACGGTCTCTCCATGCCTAGCCCTGTAGCCTCTGCCTTCAGGGTAATTTTCTGAAGCATTGTTTAATACTGCTAGGATCCCGCTTTGGCTTCTCACTATGATCTCGGATAATGTATCGGGTTTAACGAAAACCATAGCTTCAGGCCACGGAGCTAAGGTGTCTCTCCACACATGCCAGCTGTGGGAAATGAAGTTGTATACTTCGACGCTGAGCGCTGAGGGATCTTGAATATTTGAAACATCCAGCAGCCCTAAAATCGCTATGGAAGCGCATTCAAAAACTGGCACATATCTAAACCCATGCGTAATATATACGCTGAAGGCTCTGGCTATTTCACCGCTCTGAGCCAAGTAGCCGAGCCCTGCCGCTGTAGGTGTTATTGCTGGGGCAGCTAGAGCCGACGCCTGTCCGAAGAGACCACCGTATTTAACTTTCCCCGTGCCAAATGGCCCTGTATCCGTCGCATACAATATTTTGCCCGTCTCAGG encodes the following:
- a CDS encoding FtsX-like permease family protein, producing MKKANSACSMHFKKCFFPTIIAVFLTLALSLLPTYATCVRFLDSSRSNPVSLELLGQINLENILTHVGVLSRLGSRVSGYEGFYKAAEYIRNYWSSLGYETFTEPFSVTVPVSEGSSIIVQTPEGSLIEMEAYPLWPNHVNPSPYKSPEEGDKLIYVSMGVPEAFNGVNPAGKFVLMDFNNRWYWKNAALFGAKGVIFLEPEDTSCVEALQKSFSVPVNFPRLYIRGRDSSLLRDLISKHGELRIWVNSKMVWEQRNVENIIAIVEGTDPALKNEVAIISAYYDSWSIVPQVSPGATDSLGIAFLLEVSRLLKENPPKRTVWLVAFAGHYQSLAGAREFVEGHFNDLGSRIKMMISLDLASDSDFVAVYASGSTYGYNYPSTFLSRYDKWIKRIFNEWLPALENELNREIHLIDGVLWSYPSWIRGSPPFEPFLRCFEAEVFVEACYGGGLGFVTTNAFRIRQLTPLDTFDKISYENLRNQVTFLWPILYYSINMAIDYFLAPSRLASDWGLVTVTLQLAQYNKTTDWFDPFSHKDAVFFISVSGTTSPAGTIVAAGFRPVAGVGTLRSTVVQGVMAGLFAAPPIASPGQVAQAGLLGTPLGFTFIVKPDSEGKVVLKGIKPYTGIDVQAYIINPETGKILYATDTGPFGTGKVKYGGLFGQASALAAPAITPTAAGLGYLAQSGEIARAFSVYITHGFRYVPVFECASIAILGLLDVSNIQDPSALSVEVYNFISHSWHVWRDTLAPWPEAMVFVKPDTLSEIIVRSQSGILAVLNNASENYPEGRGYRARHGETVILTLFDASRDMFYLAHGRAGLLMSKMSANPRLFLYLDKMYEFKKLAEEALRSGNRGEFYSYSIACWQYALEAYGSSFVLIYDTVNTASFFFFLSVMFVILLSRLITRRWVGIKGTLIVFALFLVVNLALAAVHPGYVISTNVWMVIIGLSIILFSFLLLYVVVNEFNSTIKSISESILGLHRTDIERGSLIFASLSMGLENLKKRPLRSSLALATVIITVCAMTLFTTMGVMVYMYSASLGSPPYTGILIKRSFPDVMERPISEIYLLGIRNIVSKGVYNVQVNPRAWIYPPGQKMLIAWNPKYSTIRGILAISGEEMERLSAALLPGGIPSIPNATTTMLVGREVANALSKDLNVEIKPGTQIRLYGIPLTVTGILDDEMGYAILSKDLDQSAVTPPDPTVAALARTPTFLSLSNLIIIPFELAKEYFNAQPNVISLVISSSSLKEDDLWKTSLEMSLILHFDVFYGFENNDSSRKVGGRDIYSLGGVENMIVPLLLSSFTLLSVMLSSVYERVREIATLSTIGLSPRHIGAIFIMESVVLAFMGSFLGYIIGAGTTYIIWNLGLYPEGLLPNVSSGVLIIVIGIIILATVLSSIYPVMKASRLATPSLLRKWRIESRPVGNQWSVSFPFNATLEENIGVLAFLSEFLETSSSERTGLFMLLKPIELVDKDERKILVTRLQLSPFDAGIIQDIGIVSRKVAPDRYSFEVHIERVSGVEGLWIASNRALFNELRKQFLLWRALSPEKKSEYIKRGLKRWGEIGFEGERRD